One stretch of Halobaculum marinum DNA includes these proteins:
- a CDS encoding DMT family transporter has protein sequence MSSFRNAVLFLALGLFWGGGFPAIEIGLRELEPLLLGAYRFDLGAAVALAYVLWRSDDPLPRGRADWGAVVVAGLLFVAANIAFLAYGQQYTTGGVAAIVYSLNPILTTFFTVWLLSEGSLDVRGYVGVVLGVLGVGLVAQPSPTDLAGDTTVGVALVFVAAVAVSFGSVVTRWLEPESDALPRTAWGMALGAIVLHVASLVAGEPQPTPGSLGPGVLLSLTFLGVFSSALAYAIYFGLLDLLGPFEINLVSYVVPVVATVAGAVVLSEPVTPLTVVGFLIVVAGFALVKRDAIRRALSSRSW, from the coding sequence GTGAGTTCGTTCCGAAACGCGGTGCTGTTCCTCGCGCTGGGGCTGTTCTGGGGCGGGGGCTTCCCCGCCATCGAGATCGGTCTGCGCGAACTGGAGCCGCTGTTGTTGGGCGCCTACCGGTTCGACCTCGGCGCCGCCGTCGCCCTCGCGTACGTCCTCTGGCGGTCCGACGACCCGCTGCCGCGGGGTCGCGCCGACTGGGGGGCGGTCGTCGTCGCCGGGCTGCTGTTCGTCGCGGCCAACATCGCCTTCCTCGCGTACGGCCAGCAGTACACCACCGGTGGCGTCGCGGCCATCGTGTACAGCCTCAACCCGATCTTGACGACGTTCTTCACCGTCTGGCTCCTCAGCGAGGGGAGTCTCGACGTCCGAGGGTACGTCGGCGTCGTCCTCGGCGTCCTCGGGGTCGGACTCGTCGCCCAGCCGTCGCCGACGGATCTCGCGGGCGACACGACCGTCGGCGTCGCGCTGGTGTTCGTCGCGGCGGTCGCCGTCTCGTTCGGGAGCGTCGTCACCCGCTGGCTCGAACCCGAGTCGGACGCGCTCCCCCGGACTGCGTGGGGAATGGCGCTGGGCGCCATCGTGCTCCACGTCGCCAGCCTCGTCGCCGGCGAACCTCAGCCGACGCCGGGGTCGCTCGGACCGGGGGTGCTCCTCTCGCTGACGTTCCTCGGCGTGTTCTCCTCGGCGCTCGCCTACGCCATCTACTTCGGTCTGTTGGACCTGCTGGGGCCGTTCGAGATCAACCTCGTGAGCTACGTCGTCCCGGTCGTCGCGACCGTCGCCGGCGCGGTCGTCCTCTCGGAACCGGTGACGCCGCTCACGGTCGTCGGGTTCTTGATCGTCGTCGCCGGCTTCGCGCTGGTGAAACGCGACGCGATCAGACGCGCACTCTCGTCTCGGTCCTGGTGA
- the bcp gene encoding thioredoxin-dependent thiol peroxidase, with amino-acid sequence MLDTGTEAPGFSLPDHVGREVSLDEFDGKRVVLYFYPRADTPGCTTEACGFRDAHDEFEARDTVILGVSDDPVDDLTAFARKHDLPFRLLSDEDGEVSAAYDSYGEKNVFGNVVEGVFRNTYLIGPDRTIERVYEGVSPEDHADELLADIDDLREE; translated from the coding sequence ATGCTCGACACCGGCACCGAGGCGCCCGGCTTCTCGCTGCCCGACCACGTCGGTCGCGAGGTCTCGCTCGACGAGTTCGACGGCAAGCGCGTCGTCCTCTACTTCTACCCCCGTGCGGACACGCCCGGGTGCACTACCGAGGCGTGCGGCTTCCGCGACGCCCACGACGAGTTCGAGGCGCGCGACACCGTGATCCTCGGCGTGAGCGACGACCCCGTCGACGACCTGACCGCGTTCGCGCGCAAACACGACCTCCCGTTCCGACTGCTGTCGGACGAGGACGGCGAGGTGTCTGCGGCGTACGACTCCTACGGCGAGAAGAACGTCTTCGGCAACGTCGTCGAGGGCGTGTTCCGCAACACGTACCTCATCGGCCCGGACCGCACCATCGAGCGCGTGTACGAGGGCGTCTCGCCGGAGGACCACGCCGACGAACTGCTCGCCGACATCGACGACCTCCGGGAGGAGTGA
- the priS gene encoding DNA primase small subunit PriS, which yields MNRRTREYLKGRFGDYYRSASVSPPPQANEREWGHIPFTAGDGTTMVRHQSLLDIGEVSEFLARETPRHAYFSAARYDDPANGSMTAKGWRSADLVFDLDADHLPGVDPEAVSYGEMLAACKDELLALLDVLETDFGFAESDMQVVFSGGRGYHVHVRDDAVAELDSKARREVVDYVRAVDLNYDGLIEKRPNDRGTTLQKQLRREGGWGRRVHEALVDYAEELLAMDEADALAELQELDGVGEKTARTIYGVLDRNPEGVKSGNVELGPGASTLVRAIAERVTAEQTAPIDEPVTTDIRRLIRLPGSIHGGSGLLVCPLERDAVDAFDPLTDAVPDRFRGRDILVDVHDPGRVDVGDDRDKVEEGIVSVPEYVGVFLMARGRAEKARE from the coding sequence ATGAACCGTCGCACCCGCGAGTACCTGAAGGGCCGCTTCGGCGACTACTACCGGAGCGCGAGCGTCTCCCCGCCGCCGCAGGCCAACGAGCGCGAGTGGGGCCACATCCCCTTCACCGCGGGCGACGGTACCACGATGGTCCGCCACCAGTCACTCCTCGACATCGGCGAGGTGAGCGAGTTCCTCGCGCGCGAGACCCCGCGTCACGCGTACTTCTCGGCGGCGCGCTACGACGACCCCGCGAACGGGTCGATGACCGCGAAGGGGTGGCGCTCGGCGGACCTGGTGTTCGACCTCGACGCCGACCACCTCCCCGGCGTCGACCCCGAGGCGGTGAGCTACGGCGAGATGCTCGCCGCCTGCAAGGACGAACTGCTCGCGCTCCTCGACGTCTTGGAGACGGACTTCGGCTTCGCGGAGTCGGATATGCAAGTCGTCTTCTCGGGCGGTCGCGGCTACCACGTCCACGTCCGCGACGACGCGGTCGCCGAGTTGGATTCCAAGGCGCGCCGGGAGGTGGTCGACTACGTGCGCGCGGTGGACCTCAACTACGACGGCCTCATCGAGAAGCGACCCAACGATCGGGGCACGACGCTCCAGAAACAGCTTCGCCGCGAAGGCGGGTGGGGGCGTCGCGTCCACGAGGCGCTCGTCGACTACGCCGAGGAGTTGCTCGCGATGGACGAAGCCGACGCCCTCGCGGAGTTGCAGGAGTTGGACGGCGTCGGCGAGAAGACCGCCCGCACCATCTACGGCGTGCTCGACCGCAACCCCGAGGGCGTGAAGTCCGGCAACGTCGAGTTGGGTCCGGGCGCCTCGACGCTCGTGCGCGCCATCGCCGAACGCGTCACCGCCGAACAGACCGCGCCCATCGACGAGCCGGTGACGACCGACATCCGCCGGCTCATCCGTCTGCCGGGGAGCATCCACGGTGGGAGTGGCCTGCTCGTGTGCCCGCTGGAGCGCGACGCAGTCGACGCGTTCGACCCGCTCACCGACGCAGTCCCGGATCGGTTCCGAGGGCGCGACATCCTCGTCGACGTCCACGACCCCGGGCGAGTCGACGTGGGCGACGACAGAGATAAGGTGGAGGAGGGAATCGTCTCAGTACCCGAATACGTCGGCGTGTTCCTCATGGCGCGCGGACGCGCGGAGAAGGCGAGGGAGTAA
- a CDS encoding translation initiation factor eIF-2B yields MIDETVAEIREMQTHSSSVVAVKAARSLRDLLDREYATLDEFERDLEHNAGALRRANPSHASLHRTMRAVVGDVMGNADTVAEAKELLGAAIDQEVARVETGKREAAETAATTFEDGEVFLTHDYSSTVLEAVEAAAAGGAHMTAYVTEARPRYLGRKTARTLAAMDRVESHLAVDAAAGYLLEEVDPDRVVVGMDCIVDDTLYNRVGTFPIAAAAAEVGVPVVVVGSGTKVITDEFRFENEFRPPSEVMLEPADGIQLENPAYDATPMHLVSEVITDEGVLDD; encoded by the coding sequence ATGATAGACGAGACGGTCGCCGAGATCCGCGAGATGCAGACGCACTCCTCGTCGGTCGTCGCGGTGAAGGCGGCACGGTCGCTCCGGGACCTCCTCGACCGAGAGTACGCCACGCTCGACGAGTTCGAACGCGACCTCGAACACAACGCCGGTGCGCTCCGCCGCGCGAACCCCTCCCACGCCAGCCTCCACCGGACGATGCGCGCGGTCGTCGGCGACGTGATGGGCAACGCCGACACCGTCGCGGAGGCGAAAGAGCTGCTCGGGGCGGCCATCGACCAGGAGGTCGCCCGCGTCGAGACGGGCAAGCGCGAAGCCGCCGAAACCGCCGCGACGACGTTCGAGGACGGCGAGGTGTTCCTGACGCACGACTACTCCTCGACGGTGTTAGAGGCCGTGGAGGCCGCCGCCGCGGGCGGCGCCCACATGACCGCGTACGTCACCGAGGCCCGTCCCCGGTACCTCGGGCGCAAGACAGCCCGCACCCTCGCGGCCATGGACCGCGTCGAGTCGCATCTCGCGGTCGACGCCGCCGCCGGCTACCTCCTCGAGGAGGTCGACCCCGACCGAGTCGTCGTCGGGATGGACTGCATCGTCGACGACACGCTGTACAACCGCGTCGGTACGTTCCCCATCGCCGCCGCCGCGGCGGAGGTCGGCGTCCCGGTCGTCGTGGTCGGGTCGGGCACGAAGGTGATCACCGACGAGTTCCGCTTCGAGAACGAGTTCCGCCCGCCGAGCGAGGTGATGCTCGAACCCGCAGACGGCATCCAGTTGGAGAACCCCGCCTACGACGCGACGCCGATGCATCTGGTAAGCGAGGTCATCACCGACGAAGGCGTCCTCGACGACTGA
- the fdhF gene encoding formate dehydrogenase subunit alpha: MSADDGGPDADARGNSAAPLPHVPAVSDPRTSTPLTESFTPGTASDPPVDPTAERRSSGGCGGSCACGEAGEAIDADSVSEAVTVTVDGHEVSVPPGATLLDAMERVEYEGTVPALCSYDRDGGDCADDIGPRSTCRTCTVEVDGELVPACSHPVESGAEVRTDASDAREAREVNLDLVLSDHNLRCTTCNQNGRCELQDAAIETDVHEPRFGVFDERSEYEPLDDTSSFIQIDRNKCITCTRCVDACNDVQVSGVLRVEGTGEDTEIGFQSDADTMADSACVSCGHCATVCPTGSLTERGMAGIATLPIPGFNHANSVGKSMRADAEKAARATSETGGRRGAAGGDRGRGDDDGPSPTRQRAERDGVASALRWAKRKASDVGRSAMLAGEHTAESIAASTMKEGWLFDVADRVADRRLKGVDFTETTCGFCAVGCRFQLVSKDDEVLGAVPTDDPDHAPVNDFSTCVKGKFGYEFANSDDRLTTPLVRGDDGELHEATWDEALTRVVEGFESIREESGADALAAFASSKCTNEEDYLMQKFARTVLGTKNIDNCARLCHSSTVAALKQTLGFGAMSNRINEDIGEADAYLITGSNTTESHPVLSTRIKRNVHDGADLVVFDPRKVEIAEHASQYVRTKPGYDVAWINGLIRYIVANDLHDEAFIEERTRNFEEVREKVEPFTPEEVERLAGVPPEELERAAETIATADSVVFGWAMGMTQHSHGTQNVLALADLALVTGNVGKPGAGVSPFRGHNNVQGGGGDMGTLPNNLPGYRDVTDPDVLDEFEEAWGVRPPDEVGLKVPEVFTEALAGNVEGLYVMGENPALSEPDVSHAEEALAELPFLVVQDIFETETTEYADVVLPAATFSEKEGTFTNTERRVQLVGQATTPPGGARQDWRIIQDLARRMGHDWSYADPASIMDEIATVAPIYGGISHDRLREEGGLQWPCRDADDPGTPYLYDEEFNFDDGRARFVPADTGEPGELPSEEYPLTLTTGRVLYHWHTGTLTRRVEGLMDHVGEAFVEVNPATAERLGVVDGGRVRVESARGAIEVRAEVSERPGDGVVFVPMHFAAEGAVNRLTGERFDPTSGIPEYKVSSVRLTPIDDGAPTAADADSVAGDD, from the coding sequence GTGAGCGCCGACGACGGCGGTCCCGACGCGGACGCTCGCGGTAACAGCGCGGCCCCACTCCCGCACGTCCCGGCGGTGTCGGACCCACGGACCTCGACGCCGCTGACCGAATCGTTCACGCCCGGCACCGCCTCGGACCCGCCGGTGGACCCGACCGCCGAGCGTCGATCCAGCGGAGGGTGTGGTGGGTCGTGCGCCTGCGGCGAAGCAGGCGAGGCTATCGACGCAGACAGCGTCTCCGAGGCCGTGACCGTCACCGTCGACGGGCACGAGGTGTCGGTGCCGCCGGGGGCGACGCTCTTGGACGCGATGGAGCGCGTCGAATACGAGGGCACCGTGCCGGCGCTGTGCTCGTACGACCGCGACGGCGGCGACTGCGCGGACGACATCGGACCGCGCTCGACGTGTCGAACCTGCACCGTCGAGGTCGACGGCGAGTTGGTGCCGGCGTGCTCCCACCCCGTCGAGTCGGGCGCAGAGGTCCGAACCGACGCCTCGGACGCACGCGAGGCGCGGGAGGTGAACCTCGATTTGGTCCTCTCGGATCACAACCTCCGGTGTACCACCTGCAACCAGAACGGTCGGTGCGAACTCCAAGACGCCGCCATCGAGACGGACGTCCACGAACCGCGCTTCGGCGTGTTCGACGAGCGCAGCGAGTACGAACCGCTCGACGACACCTCCTCGTTCATCCAGATCGACCGCAACAAGTGCATCACCTGCACGCGCTGTGTCGACGCCTGTAACGACGTGCAGGTGTCGGGCGTGCTCCGCGTCGAGGGCACCGGCGAGGACACCGAGATCGGATTCCAGTCGGACGCCGACACGATGGCCGACTCCGCGTGCGTCTCCTGCGGCCACTGCGCGACCGTCTGCCCCACCGGGTCGCTGACCGAGCGCGGGATGGCGGGCATCGCGACGCTGCCTATCCCCGGGTTCAACCACGCCAACAGCGTCGGCAAGTCGATGCGGGCCGACGCCGAGAAGGCCGCGCGGGCGACGAGCGAGACGGGCGGTCGGCGTGGAGCCGCCGGTGGCGACCGCGGTCGGGGCGACGACGACGGCCCCTCGCCCACCCGGCAACGCGCCGAGCGCGACGGAGTGGCCTCGGCACTCCGATGGGCCAAGCGGAAGGCGTCCGATGTGGGCCGGTCGGCGATGCTCGCTGGCGAGCACACGGCCGAGTCTATCGCCGCGAGCACGATGAAAGAGGGGTGGCTGTTCGACGTCGCCGACCGGGTGGCCGACCGCCGCCTGAAGGGTGTCGACTTCACCGAGACCACCTGCGGCTTCTGTGCGGTCGGCTGTCGGTTCCAACTCGTCTCGAAGGACGACGAGGTGCTCGGGGCGGTGCCGACCGACGACCCCGACCACGCGCCAGTCAACGACTTCTCCACGTGCGTGAAGGGGAAGTTCGGCTACGAGTTCGCCAACAGCGACGACCGCCTGACGACGCCGCTCGTGCGCGGCGACGACGGCGAGTTGCACGAGGCGACGTGGGACGAGGCGCTCACTCGCGTGGTCGAGGGGTTCGAGTCGATCCGCGAGGAGTCGGGGGCGGACGCGCTCGCGGCGTTCGCCTCCTCGAAGTGCACCAACGAGGAGGACTACCTGATGCAGAAGTTCGCGCGGACGGTGCTCGGCACGAAGAACATCGACAACTGCGCGCGCCTGTGTCACTCCTCGACGGTCGCGGCGCTGAAGCAGACGCTCGGCTTCGGCGCGATGTCGAACCGCATCAACGAGGACATCGGCGAGGCCGACGCCTACCTCATCACCGGGTCGAACACGACCGAGAGCCACCCGGTGCTGTCGACGCGCATCAAGCGCAACGTCCACGACGGCGCCGACCTCGTGGTGTTCGACCCGCGGAAGGTCGAGATCGCCGAGCACGCCAGCCAGTACGTCCGCACGAAGCCCGGCTACGACGTGGCGTGGATCAACGGGCTGATCCGCTACATCGTCGCCAACGACCTCCACGACGAGGCGTTCATCGAAGAGCGCACCCGGAACTTCGAGGAGGTCCGCGAGAAGGTGGAGCCGTTCACGCCCGAGGAAGTCGAACGCCTCGCCGGCGTCCCGCCCGAGGAGTTGGAGCGCGCGGCAGAGACCATCGCGACCGCCGACTCGGTCGTGTTCGGGTGGGCGATGGGGATGACCCAGCACAGCCACGGCACGCAGAACGTCCTCGCGCTGGCGGATCTGGCGCTCGTGACGGGCAACGTCGGCAAGCCCGGTGCCGGCGTGTCGCCGTTCCGCGGCCACAACAACGTCCAGGGCGGCGGCGGCGACATGGGGACGCTGCCGAACAACCTCCCGGGCTACCGCGACGTGACCGACCCCGACGTGCTCGACGAGTTCGAGGAGGCCTGGGGCGTCCGCCCGCCGGACGAGGTGGGGCTGAAGGTGCCGGAGGTGTTCACCGAGGCGCTCGCCGGCAACGTCGAGGGCCTGTACGTGATGGGCGAGAACCCCGCACTCTCGGAACCGGACGTGTCCCACGCCGAAGAGGCGCTCGCCGAGTTGCCGTTCCTCGTCGTGCAGGACATCTTCGAGACGGAGACCACCGAGTACGCGGACGTGGTGCTCCCCGCGGCGACGTTCTCCGAGAAGGAGGGCACCTTCACGAACACCGAGCGGCGCGTGCAGTTGGTCGGCCAGGCGACCACTCCACCCGGCGGCGCCCGCCAGGACTGGCGGATCATCCAGGACCTCGCGCGGCGCATGGGCCACGACTGGAGCTACGCCGACCCCGCCTCGATCATGGACGAAATCGCGACGGTCGCACCCATCTACGGCGGGATCAGCCACGACCGCCTCCGCGAGGAGGGTGGCCTCCAGTGGCCGTGTCGTGACGCCGACGACCCGGGGACGCCGTACCTCTACGACGAGGAGTTCAACTTCGACGACGGGAGGGCGCGGTTCGTCCCCGCCGACACGGGCGAACCCGGCGAACTGCCGAGCGAGGAGTACCCGCTCACGCTCACGACGGGGCGGGTGCTGTACCACTGGCACACCGGGACGCTCACGCGACGCGTCGAGGGACTCATGGACCACGTCGGCGAGGCGTTCGTCGAGGTGAACCCCGCGACCGCCGAGCGCCTCGGCGTTGTCGACGGCGGTCGCGTCCGGGTGGAGTCGGCTCGCGGCGCCATCGAGGTGCGCGCCGAGGTGAGCGAGCGTCCCGGCGACGGCGTGGTGTTCGTCCCGATGCACTTCGCCGCCGAGGGGGCGGTGAACCGACTCACCGGCGAGCGGTTCGACCCGACGAGCGGCATCCCCGAGTACAAGGTGTCGAGCGTTCGCCTCACACCGATCGACGACGGCGCGCCGACCGCAGCGGACGCGGACAGCGTCGCCGGCGACGACTGA
- a CDS encoding NADH-ubiquinone oxidoreductase-F iron-sulfur binding region domain-containing protein, producing the protein MLSSSTAPTVRVAFDTPAGRSVLEAARRAAGASADDVEVRAVGSPGTVHLPLVAVTRAGRTALHRSVDPNEAAALVSVLADGDVPVDGADEVVEHDESAGDFPVRDGPLSAGVRRTLAGAGWVDPTAVDVPTVDGTDALDALSSLGLRGRGWGDARQDDPVADAWRTARDADGDPVVVVNALDADPKVDGDRLLVGSLTGRVLAGATVAARAVGADDVVVALPEDEPVLAERVRAVGDALDETDGEAGPSVSVAVAEATYMTAEPTALLESLEGNDRIEARRRPPGPEAWGLFERPTLVHTPRTLAAVARAVTTPDDPDLDPEAADPGTRLVTVVGPDRRTVELPTDASLSRALAGEDASFACVGGQFGGLTRDLDTPASAPALRGAGLGTNGSMEAFVAGSGGACPVVVAGRRTRVAREQNCGRCVPCRTGSVRAHELLRDVYDGEFADDRLRELARTMARTSLCGFGRDAARPLATALEDFETDLRAHADGRCPAGVCDL; encoded by the coding sequence GTGTTATCATCCTCCACAGCGCCGACGGTCCGCGTCGCGTTCGACACGCCCGCCGGTCGGTCGGTACTGGAGGCGGCCCGCCGCGCCGCCGGCGCGAGCGCCGACGACGTCGAGGTGCGAGCGGTGGGCTCCCCGGGGACGGTCCACCTCCCGCTGGTCGCGGTCACGCGGGCGGGACGGACCGCGCTACACCGCTCCGTCGACCCCAACGAGGCCGCGGCGCTGGTGAGCGTGCTCGCCGACGGCGACGTGCCCGTAGACGGGGCCGACGAGGTGGTCGAGCACGACGAGAGTGCTGGCGACTTCCCCGTGAGAGACGGCCCCCTGTCCGCCGGCGTCAGGCGGACGCTGGCCGGGGCGGGGTGGGTCGACCCGACGGCGGTCGACGTGCCGACGGTCGACGGCACCGACGCGCTCGACGCGCTCTCGTCGCTCGGCCTCCGCGGGCGCGGGTGGGGCGACGCCCGGCAAGACGACCCGGTCGCGGACGCGTGGCGGACCGCCCGCGACGCCGACGGCGACCCCGTCGTCGTCGTGAACGCACTCGACGCCGACCCGAAAGTGGACGGGGACCGTCTGCTCGTCGGGAGCCTCACCGGTCGCGTGCTCGCCGGCGCGACGGTGGCCGCGCGGGCGGTCGGTGCCGACGACGTGGTGGTCGCGCTCCCAGAGGACGAACCGGTGCTGGCGGAGCGAGTCCGTGCCGTCGGCGATGCGCTCGACGAGACGGACGGAGAAGCCGGGCCGTCCGTCTCGGTCGCGGTCGCGGAGGCGACGTACATGACGGCCGAGCCGACGGCGCTGCTGGAGTCGCTGGAGGGGAACGACCGGATCGAGGCGCGACGACGGCCCCCGGGACCGGAGGCGTGGGGGCTGTTCGAACGCCCGACGCTCGTCCACACGCCGCGGACGCTCGCGGCGGTCGCGCGGGCGGTCACGACGCCCGACGACCCGGACCTCGACCCCGAGGCCGCGGACCCCGGCACCCGACTGGTGACGGTCGTCGGCCCCGACCGCCGGACGGTGGAACTCCCGACCGACGCGAGTCTGTCGCGCGCGCTCGCCGGCGAGGACGCGTCGTTCGCCTGTGTCGGCGGTCAGTTCGGCGGGCTGACCCGCGACCTGGACACCCCGGCGTCGGCGCCAGCGCTGCGAGGGGCCGGGTTGGGGACGAACGGGTCGATGGAGGCGTTCGTCGCCGGGTCGGGAGGCGCCTGCCCGGTGGTCGTCGCCGGCCGGCGGACACGCGTCGCCCGCGAACAGAACTGTGGCCGGTGTGTGCCGTGTCGGACGGGGAGCGTCCGCGCGCACGAACTGCTCCGCGACGTGTACGACGGCGAGTTCGCCGACGACCGACTCCGGGAGTTGGCTCGCACGATGGCGCGCACGTCGCTGTGCGGGTTCGGTCGCGACGCCGCTCGCCCGCTGGCGACGGCGCTGGAGGACTTCGAGACCGACCTGCGCGCCCACGCCGACGGTCGCTGTCCCGCGGGGGTGTGTGACCTGTGA
- a CDS encoding CobW family GTP-binding protein, with the protein MNDGDGRLPITLLCGPLGAGKTTLVNRLVADPGDRRLAVVLNDMGEVNVDAATVERETDDGVVDLSNGCICCRLGDDLVAELTALADRREFDHVVIEASGISEPLPIARTLTTPGESGDPTERFRLASVVSVVDAYGFWKAFDPETGLPEAAPEPDRPLAEVMVDQIEFCDVILLNKCDMVPDDVLDDVEAAVRELQPRARLHRTVESDVPTEAVLGGEEFDFDETRRAPGWKRALAAGRGGGGQVVAQGGEAGHDADHGHDHDHEGLSAAEAHGVESIVYERSLPFDADRLADWLTDWDGRVVRAKGFVYAASRPETVLGLSQAGPSIRIGPIGEWGEDEPRTRLVFIGRDLDDGSIEAGLDECLADPTAPDPPATPEADPFPIERRIDR; encoded by the coding sequence ATGAACGACGGCGACGGACGGCTCCCGATCACACTGCTGTGTGGCCCGCTCGGTGCGGGGAAGACCACGCTGGTGAATCGACTGGTGGCGGACCCGGGCGACCGTCGCCTCGCGGTCGTGCTCAACGACATGGGGGAGGTGAACGTCGACGCCGCGACGGTCGAGCGCGAGACGGACGACGGCGTCGTCGACCTCTCGAACGGCTGTATCTGCTGTCGCCTCGGCGATGACCTCGTGGCCGAGTTGACCGCGCTCGCCGACCGCCGCGAGTTCGACCACGTCGTGATCGAGGCGTCGGGCATCTCCGAACCGCTCCCCATCGCGCGGACGCTCACCACGCCGGGCGAGTCGGGCGACCCGACCGAACGGTTCCGGCTGGCGTCGGTCGTCTCGGTCGTCGACGCGTACGGCTTCTGGAAGGCGTTCGACCCCGAGACTGGCCTCCCCGAGGCCGCACCAGAGCCCGATCGGCCGCTCGCGGAGGTGATGGTCGACCAGATCGAGTTCTGTGACGTCATCCTCCTCAACAAGTGCGACATGGTCCCCGACGACGTGCTCGACGACGTGGAGGCGGCGGTCCGCGAACTCCAGCCGCGAGCGCGACTCCACCGAACCGTAGAGTCCGACGTACCCACGGAAGCAGTACTCGGCGGCGAGGAGTTCGACTTCGACGAGACCCGCCGTGCCCCCGGGTGGAAGCGAGCGCTCGCCGCGGGCCGCGGGGGTGGCGGTCAGGTGGTCGCCCAGGGCGGCGAGGCTGGGCACGACGCCGACCACGGTCACGACCACGATCACGAAGGCCTGAGCGCGGCCGAGGCGCACGGCGTCGAGTCCATCGTGTACGAGCGGTCGCTGCCGTTCGACGCCGACCGCCTGGCCGACTGGCTCACCGACTGGGACGGGCGGGTCGTCCGCGCGAAGGGGTTCGTGTACGCCGCGAGTCGCCCGGAGACGGTGCTGGGCCTGAGTCAGGCGGGGCCGTCCATCCGAATCGGCCCCATCGGTGAGTGGGGCGAGGACGAACCGCGGACGCGACTCGTGTTCATCGGTCGCGACCTCGACGACGGGTCGATCGAGGCCGGACTCGACGAGTGTCTCGCAGACCCCACAGCCCCCGACCCGCCTGCGACGCCGGAGGCAGACCCGTTCCCGATCGAACGGCGAATCGACCGCTGA
- a CDS encoding glutathione-independent formaldehyde dehydrogenase encodes MQAVVYKGPKEVAVEDVEEPEIEHPNDVVINITTSCICGSDLHMYEGRTAAESGIVFGHENMGVVTEVGNAVSTLEEGDRVVAPFNVACGFCENCEDGYTGFCTNVNPGFAGGAYGYVAMGPYKGGQAEKLRIPYADFNALKLPEGTEHEDSFALLADIFPTGWHGTELANLKPGDSVAIFGAGPVGLMAAYSAKIKGAAEIYVVDRVPSRLELAEQHCDATGINFEEGDPVDQITEIHGGEVDKGVDAVGYQAIDPDTDPGSDAYDPARENPAVVLNQLVQVVRPTGQLGIPGLYVPSDPGAPDEMAAQGRLGIDFGKLFEKGQKLGTGQCNVKQYNRELRDLIIEGRADPSWVVSHRVSLEEAPEMYEKFDNREEGVTKVLLEP; translated from the coding sequence ATGCAAGCAGTAGTATACAAAGGCCCCAAGGAGGTGGCCGTCGAGGACGTCGAGGAACCGGAGATAGAACACCCCAACGACGTCGTGATCAACATCACGACGAGCTGTATCTGTGGGTCGGACCTCCACATGTACGAGGGGCGGACCGCCGCGGAGTCCGGCATCGTGTTCGGCCACGAGAACATGGGCGTCGTCACGGAGGTCGGCAACGCCGTCTCGACGCTGGAGGAAGGCGACCGCGTCGTGGCGCCGTTCAACGTCGCCTGCGGCTTCTGTGAGAACTGCGAGGACGGCTACACCGGGTTCTGTACGAACGTGAACCCCGGCTTCGCGGGCGGCGCGTACGGCTACGTCGCGATGGGACCGTACAAGGGCGGACAGGCGGAGAAGCTCCGCATCCCCTATGCGGACTTCAACGCGCTCAAGCTCCCCGAAGGAACCGAACACGAGGACTCGTTCGCCCTGCTGGCGGACATCTTCCCGACGGGGTGGCACGGCACCGAACTCGCGAACCTGAAGCCGGGCGACTCCGTCGCCATCTTCGGCGCCGGCCCGGTCGGGCTGATGGCCGCCTACAGCGCCAAGATCAAGGGCGCCGCCGAGATCTACGTCGTCGACCGCGTGCCGTCCCGGTTGGAACTCGCCGAACAGCACTGCGACGCCACCGGGATCAACTTCGAGGAGGGCGACCCGGTCGACCAGATCACTGAGATACACGGCGGCGAGGTCGACAAGGGCGTCGACGCGGTCGGGTATCAGGCGATCGACCCCGACACGGACCCCGGTTCCGACGCGTACGACCCAGCCCGCGAGAACCCCGCGGTCGTGCTGAACCAACTCGTGCAGGTCGTCCGCCCGACGGGCCAACTCGGCATCCCCGGGCTGTACGTCCCGTCCGACCCCGGTGCGCCCGACGAGATGGCCGCGCAGGGGCGCCTCGGCATCGACTTCGGGAAGCTGTTCGAGAAGGGCCAGAAGCTCGGTACCGGTCAGTGTAACGTGAAGCAGTACAACCGCGAACTCCGCGACCTCATCATCGAGGGCCGCGCCGACCCGAGTTGGGTCGTCTCCCACCGCGTCAGCCTCGAGGAGGCGCCGGAGATGTACGAGAAGTTCGACAACCGCGAGGAGGGCGTCACGAAGGTCCTCCTGGAGCCGTAG